Genomic window (Streptomyces liliiviolaceus):
GCCTGCGCACGGCCGCCGAGGACGAGGCGGTCAATGTCTTCGCGACGAACCTGCGTGACCTGCTGCTGGCCGCCCCGGCGGGCACGCGCTCGACGCTGGGGCTCGACCCGGGGTTCCGTACGGGGGTGAAGGTGGCCGTGGTCGACGCGACCGGCAAGGCCGTCGCCACGGACGTCATCCACCCGCACGTCCCGGCGAACCGGTGGGACGAGGCCATCGCCAAGCTCGCCCGCCTCGCCAAGGAGCACGCGGTCGAGCTGATCGCCATCGGCAACGGCACGGCGTCCCGCGAGACGGACAAGCTCGCCGGTGAGCTGATCGCCAAGCACCCGGAGCTGAAGCTCACCAAGGTGATGGTGTCCGAGGCGGGGGCGTCCGTGTACTCGGCGTCGGCGTTCGCCTCCCAGGAGCTGCCCGGCATGGACGTGTCGCTGCGCGGCGCCGTCTCCATCGCACGGCGGCTGCAGGACCCGCTGGCCGAGCTGGTGAAGATCGACCCGAAGTCGATCGGTGTCGGCCAGTACCAGCACGACCTGTCCGAGGTGAAGCTCTCGCGCTCCCTCGACGCGGTCGTCGAGGACTGTGTGAACGGCGTCGGCGTGGACGTGAACACGGCGTCCACTCCCCTGCTCACCCGGGTCTCCGGCATCACCTCCGGGCTCGCCGAGAACATCGTGGCGCACCGCGACGCGAACGGCCCGTTCACCTCACGCACCGCGTTGAAGAAGGTCGCCAGGCTCGGCCCCAAGGCGTACGAGCAGTGCGCGGGCTTCCTGCGGATCCGCGGCGGCGACGACCCGCTGGACGCGTCGAGCGTGCACCCCGAGGCGTACCCCGTGGTCCGCCGGATGGTGAAGACGGCGGGGAGCGGGGTGGGCTCGCTGATCGGCAACACGGGGGCGCTGCGCTCGCTGCGGCCGGACGACTTCGTGGACGAGAAGTTCGGTCTGCCGACGGTGACGGACATCCTGCGGGAGCTGGAGAAGCCGGGGCGCGACCCGCGGCCCGCCTTCAAGACGGCGACCTTCAAGGACGGGGTCGAGAAGATCGCCGACCTGGAGCCGGGGATGGTGCTGGAGGGGGTCGTCACGAACGTGGCGGCGTTCGGGGCGTTCGTGGATGTCGGTGTCCACCAGGACGGGCTCGTGCACGTCTCCGCGATGTCGAAGACCTTCGTGAAGGATCCCCGGGACGTCGTGAAGTCCGGGGACATCGTGAAGGTGAAGGTGCTTGAGGTCGACATTCCGCGCAAGCGGATCTCGTTGACCCTGCGGTTGGACGACGATGCGTCGGCGGCTGCGCAGGAGGGTGGCTCCGGGCGTCCTCAGCGCGGTGGCGGGCGGCCGCCTCAGCAGCGGGGCCGTTCCGGCGGAGGGAAGGGCGGGGGTTCGCGTCAGGCTGCCGCGCCCGCGCCCGGGAACAGTGCGATGGCTGACGCCTTGCGGCGGGCGGGGCTCGCGGACCCGAAGGGTCGGAACGGGCGGGGCTGAGTTCTGGGCTGCCGGGCCCGGTCTCTCCGGTTCCACCGGAGGGGCGGGCCCGGACCGTTGTGACGTGCGGGTCCGGTGGGGGCCGGCCGCGCAGTTCCCCGCGCCCCTAAAAACGGGGCTGCGCCCCTGTTTTCGCCCTTGAGGGGCGCGGGTCTGTCGGTGGAACGCTCAGCGTTCCGTCACCTTGCCCGCGGCCACCTCCAGGCGGCGGGTCGTGTGGACCGCGTCCAGCATGCGGCGGTCGTGGGTCACCAGGAGCAGCGTGCCCTCGTAGGAGTCGAGGGCCGATTCCAGTTGCTCGATCGCCGGAAGGTCCAGGTGGTTGGTCGGCTCGTCGAGGACCAGGAGGTTCACGCCCCGGCCCTGGAGCAGGGCCAGGGCCGAGCGGGTGCGTTCGCCCGGTGAGAGGCTGGCGGCCGGGCGCAGGACGTGGTCCGCCTTGAGGCCGAACTTGGCCAGGAGCGTACGGACCTCGGCCGGCTCGGTGTCGGGGACGGCCGCGCAGAACGCGTCGAGCAGCGCCTCCGTCCCGTGGAAGAGCTTGCGGGCCTGGTCGACCTCGCCGACGATCACGCCCGAGCCGAGCGTGGCGTGCCCCGAGTCCAGGGGTACGCGGCCGAGCAGGGCGCCGAGCAGCGTGGACTTGCCCGCGCCGTTCGCGCCGGTGACGGCCACCCGGTCCGCCCAGTCGATCTGGAGCGTGGCCGGGCCGAAGGTGAAGTCGCCGCGCCGGACCTCGGCGTCGCGCAGGGTGGCGACCACGGAGCCCGACCGCGGGGCCGCCGCGATCTCCATCCGCAGCTCCCACTCCTTGCGCGGCTCCTCCACCACGTCGAGCCGCTCGATCATGCGCTGGGTCTGCCGGGCCTTCGCGGCCTGCTTCTCGCTGGCCTCGCTGCGGAACTTGCGGCCGATCTTGTCGTTGTCGTTGTTCGCCTTGCGCCGGGCGTTCTTGACGCCCTTGTCCATCCAGGAGCGCTGCATCTGGGCGCGGCCCTCCAGGGCGGAGCGCTTGTCGGCGTACTCCTCGTAGCCTTCGCGCGCGTGCCGGCGGGCCACGTCCCGCTCTTCCAGATAGGCCTCGTAGCCGCCGCCGTACAGGGTGATCTGCTGCTGGGCCAGGTCGAGTTCGAGGACCTTGGTGACCGTGCGGGTGAGGAACTCGCGGTCGTGGCTGACGACGACCGTGCCCGCGCGCAGCCCGGAGACGAAGCGTTCGAGGCGCTCCAGACCGTCCAGGTCGAGGTCGTTGGTCGGCTCGTCGAGCAGGAAGACGTCGTAGCGGGACAGGAGCAGCGAGGCGAGTCCGGCGCGGGCCGCCTGGCCGCCGGAGAGCGAGGTCATCGGCTGGTCCAGGCCGACGGCGAGGCCGAGCGAGTCGGCGACCTCCTCGGCCCGCTCGTCGAGGTCGGCGCCGCCCAGCGCGAGCCACCGCTCCAGGCTGTCCGCGTACGCGTCGTCCGCGCCCGGTGCCCCGTCGACGAGTGCCTGTGTGGCCTCGTCCATGACCCGCTGGGCCTCGGCCACGCCGGTGCGGCGCGCCAGGAACTCCCGTACGGACTCGCCGGGCCTGCGGTCCGGCTCCTGGGGCAGATGGCCGACGGCCGCGGCGGGCGGGGAGAGCCGCAGCTCGCCCTCGTCGGGCTTGTCGAGACCGGCGAGCATCCGGAGCAGGGTGGACTTGCCCGCGCCGTTGGCACCGACGAGACCGATCACGTCGCCGGGCGCGACGACGAGGTCGAGTTCGGCGAAGAGGGTGCGGTCGCCGTGGCCGGCGGCGAGGTTCTTGGCGACGAGAGTGGCAGTCATCAGGAGGCCGATCCTAATCGCCGGGCCCGCGCGCCCGCGCCAGGGTTTCGCGCACGCGGGCGCCCGGCCCGGGTGCCCGGCGCGGGCCGTCAGCGGGCCATCGCCTCCACCAGGACGCTCCCGGACGTCCGCGCCACGATGAAGGACTCCCCTCTGGTCGCCCTCGTGTCCAGCGGAAGCCGGTGGCGGCCCGCCTCCAGGACGCCGTCGAACACCTCGTGCATATGGGTGCGGTAGAGGCGGTCCAGCCGGTACGCGGTCAGCCGGACCCGGCAGGGAGAGGTGACCTCGATGCCCGCCTCGCCGTCGGCGGCGACCAGCCGTGTCAGCCGGCGCTGTTCGCGGGGGCTGCGGTCCAGGGCGTTCTCTATCTGCGCGACCAGGAGCGGGACGATCGGGGCCAGCCCCTCGACGTACGCGACGTCGACGCCCGCCTGCGCGAAGGAGTGCCGGACGTCGGCGCGTTCCTGCTCGGTGACGGCCCGGCCGAAGGCGACGGCGCCGTAGGTGCGCAGTTCGTCAGCGGGTACGCCGGTGGCGTCCCGCGTGATGTCGGCGCCGATGCCGATGATCCGCAGGGCGGCGGCGAGCTTGGCCAGGACGGCGGCCCGGGCGCCGATGAGCAGGACCCGGCGGCGCTCCGCCCCGGCCCCCGCGAGCAGGGAGCCCAGGGCGGCACGGTACTGGTCGCCGTGGAAGAGGAAGGGGCCGATGCCGTGATAGCCGTTCCGTTCCAGATCGGGGTGTTCGTCGGTCTGCCAGGCGAAGTCGCGCCAGACGACGTCGTCGCCGTGCCGGTCGATCACGGCGGTCACGGCACCGCAGGCGAGGTCCTCGCACTCCGGGCAGCCGTAGATGACGTACCGGCCGCCCTCCAGCGGAGGGTCGGCTTCCAGCAGCAGGCTCTGCACCTGGGCCATGAAGATCGCGGGTGGTACGTCGGAGGCGAGGGGGGACACGGCGTCGAGGTCGGACAGCTGGTACAGCAGCGGGCGCCCGTCGACGATGAAGTCGACGAAGTCCCGGTGCGCTTGGTAGTCACCGTTGGCCAGTACTCCACCGGCACGCATCGCCGGTGCCAGGCCGAAGGTCGCGTACTCGGCAGACATGCTGTGAGTATTCCCGGACTGGGCCAACTCTGAGCACGGCATGACATATTCCGCTAACGTCCCCGCGTGGCGGAAGATCGAAGCGGTGACGTGATCGTGGTCGGCAGCGGGGTCATAGGACTCACGACGGCCCTTGTCCTTGCCGAGAGCGGCAGACGCGTACGGATCTGGACGCGGGAGCCCGCCGAGCGGACCACCTCGGCGGTTGCGGGCGCGCTGTGGTGGCCGTACGCCATCGAGCCGCAGGACCTCGCGCGGACCTGGGCCCTGCGCTCACTGTCCGTGTACGAGGAGTTGGCGGCGCGGCCCGACGAGACGGGCGTACGCATGGTCGAGGGCGTCATGGGCGAGGCGCGCCTTGACGAGCAGGGGCCGTGGGCCGCGGCCCGGCTGCCGGGGCTGCGGGCGTCCACGGCCGAGGAGTACGCGGGCTCGGGGCTGTGGGCGGAGCTGCCGCTGATCGACATGCCGGTGCATCTGGCGTGGCTGCGCGCGCGGTTCCTGCGGGCGGGCGGTGTGGTCGAGTCACGCGTGGTGACGGACCTCGCCGAGGCCCGGGCGCAGGCGCGGGTCGTCGTCAACTGCACGGGGCTCGGTGCGCGGGAGTTGCTCGGTGACACGGCGGTGCGGCCCGTGCGGGGGCAGTTGGTGATCGTGGAGAACCCGGGGATCCGGACGTGGCTGGTGTCCACGGACGCGGTGGCCGGGACGACCACGTATCTCTTCCCGCAGCCGGGGCGGCTGGTTCTCGGCGGGACCACGGACGACGGGGAGTGGTCCCTGGAGCCGGATCCCGCGGTGGCCGCGGAGATCGTCGCGCGCTGTGCGGTGCTCCGGCCGGAGGTGGCGGGGGCGCGGGTGTTGGGGCATCGGGTGGGGGTGCGGCCGGTGCGGTCCGCTGTGCGGCTTGAACGTGACGCGTTGGGCGGCGGCGCGGCGGGGGGTGGGGTGTTGGTGCACAACTACGGGCACGGCGGGGCCGGGGTGACGGTGGCCTGGGGCTGCGCGGAGGTTGTGCTGGGGCTGGTTGATTAGGCGCGGGCCCGCTGTGGCTGAGGTCGCGCAGTTCCCCGCGCCCCCAAAAAGCAAAAGACTGCGCAGTTCCCCGCGCCCCCAGGTACCTGGGGGCGCGGGGAACTGCGCAGCCTCAGCCGCTATGTGGCCGCGGCCGACACACGACCGCCGCGGGGCGCGGCTACGTGTGGTCGTGGCCCAGCGGGTCGCCCTCCGTTTCCGTGCCGGCGCCCGGGCCGACCCGGATCTCGAAGTCGCCGTCGTACTTCTTGTGGCCCTCGATCACGGCCAGTTCGACCGCCTCGGAGCCCATCTCGTTGCGGACGATGACCGGGTCCCGCCGCAGATCCCGCATGAGGGCGATACACATGCCGATCATCACGAGGACGAAGGGCGCGGCGGCCAGGATCGTGAGGTTCTGCAGGCCGGTCAGCGCATCCCCGTCACCACTGCCGACGAGCAGCATGATCGCGGCCACCGCCCCGGTCACCACACCCCAGAAGACCACGACGAACCGGCCGGGTTCGAGGGCGCCCTTCTGGGAGAGCGTGCCCATGACGATGGACGCGGCGTCGGCGCCCGAGACGAAGAAGATGCCGACGAGGATCATCACGAGCAGGCTGGTGGCCGTCGCGATGGGGAACTCCTGGAGGACACCGAAGAGCTGGCCCTCGGGGGTCGTCTTCCCGGCGAGCGCGCCGCCCTCCTTCAGCTTCATCGCCGTACCGCCGAAGATCGCGAACCAGACCAGGCTGACCGTGCTGGGCACGAGGATGACGCCGCCGACGAACTGCCGGATGGTGCGGCCACGGCTGATGCGGGCGATGAACATGCCGACGAAGGGCGTCCAGGAGATCCACCACGCCCAGTAGAAGACGGTCCAGCTGCCGAGCCAGTCGGCGACGCCCTTGCCGCCGCTGGCCTCGGTGCGGCCGGCGAGCTGGGGCAGGTCACCGAGGTAGGAGAAGATCGACGTGGGCAGCAGGTCGAGCACGATGATCGTGGGGCCCGCGACGAACACGAAGACCGCGAGCACCAGGGCCAGCACCATGTTGGTGTTGGACAGCCACTGGATGCCCTTCTCCACACCGGAGACGGCCGAGGCGACGAACGCCACGGTCAGCACGGCGATGATCGAGACGAGCAGTCCGTTGCTCACCTTGTCCATCCAGTCCAGCTCGGTGAAGCCGGAGCCGATCTGGAGGGCGCCGAGGCCCAGCGAGGCCGCCGATCCGAAGACGGTGGCGATGATGGCGAGGATGTCGATCGCCCGGCCGGCCGAGCCGTTCGCGTGCTTCTCGCCGATGAGCGGGGTGAAGACGGCGCTGATGGTCTGGCGCCGGCGTTTGCGGTAGGTGCTGTAGGCGATGGCGAGGCCGACCACCGCGTAGATCGCCCACGGGTGCAGGGTCCAGTGGAAGAGGGTGGTGGCCATCGCCGTCTCCATGCGTTCCGCGGAGTCGGCGGGAGTGGTGCCCGGCGGGGGTGTCGTGTAGTGCGAGAGCGGCTCGCTCACGCCGTAGAACATCAGTCCGATGCCCATGCCGGCGCTGAACATCATCGCCACCCAGGAGACGGTGCGGAACTCGGGCTCCTCGCCCTCCGCACCGAGGTGGATCCGTCCGTAGCGGCTGATCGCGAGCCACAGCGCGAAGACCACGAAACAGGAGGCGGCGAGCATGAACGCCCAGCCGCCGTTGTGGATCAGGCCATTGAGCATTGTCGTGGAGGCGTCCTCCAGGGAGTCGGTGGCCGTCGCTCCCCAGATCACGAACGCCACGGTGAGTGCGGCGGTGACGCCGAACACCACCCAGTCCGTACGGGGGCGGGATTCCCGGCCCTCTTGGGCGTCCGGGCCGCCGGGGACGGCCGCCGGTTCGTCCCGGCCTCCCCTGTCCTTCAGATCTTCGGTCATCGGCGGCACCTTCCCCGGAAAGCGTTCGGCACACATTCCTGATCGTGTGCCTACGACCTACCACAGGTGCCGCCGATCCCAACCGCCTCAGCAGCGGGTGTCGGGTTCCGCAACCGTCAGGTGGTACGGCGCACGCTCGTCCAGCAGCAACGGGACGAGGGCGCGCAGGGACTGACGCAGTGGTACGCGGGCCCCGGCACCGTCGGAGTCCTGTCGCGCCGTGACGCCGTGCAGGGCCAGCTCGTCCTTGACGTCCGCGTACTGGTCCGCCGTCAGCCGGTAGGCGCAGGGCGGGTCCGCGATGGTCTCGGACGGTTCGGCCGGGTCGTTGTCGGCGCCGCCCGTGTAGACGGGTCCGGTGTCCCGGTAGCCGGCCAGCCGGGCCGCCGACGTGGCCGCCCCGATCCGGCCGCGCCGTTCGTCGGTGAAGTCGAACAGGCCTCCCAGCGCTGCCAGTTGGGAGTGAACTCGGCGTCGGTTGTTGAGTGCCTCGTCGGCCTTCTCTGCCTCCGTGAGGGGGTCGACGCGGCTTTCGATGAGCAGTCCGACGCCGTGTTTGACGCCGGACATGTTCCGCAGGATCCGCTCCTGCCCGTCACCGGCCACCTGCCGGATCGGGTCGCCGGTCGCCGGGTCGGTCCAGATGCCGTACGTCCCGGTCGAGTGGCCGGCGCGCTGCGCGGCGGGCCGTACGTACGTCTGCGAGAGGGTCTGTGCCTCGTCGTGCACGGCCGGGTCGGTGTTGAGGTTGCGCGGCCAGAGGTCGAAGAGGTCCTTGTCGTAGTAGGGCGGTGTGGCTCCGTACTCGTGCAGGTCGTAGACCACGTCCGGCCGCCGGTCGCGGACGACGGCGGCCATCGCGCGCGCCTCGGCCGTCTGCAGGGCGAGGTGGTCGCGGTTGATGTCGACGCCGTCGCTGTTGCCGCGGGTGTCGGCGGCCCGGCCGTCCGGGTTGGCGGTGGGCACGACGAGCAGCGTGGTGCGGTCGAGGAATCGTCGGGTGCCCGCGTCCTTCGCGTACGCGAGGTCGCGGACGGTGGTGAGGCAGGCCTCGCGGCCCGACGGTTCGTCGCCGTGCTGGCTGCAGACGAGCAGCACGGTGGTGGCGGCGTGCGGGTTTCCGACGCGTACGAGCTGGACGGGCCGGTTCTGTTTCGTGGTGCCGATCCGGCTGAGCGAGACCCGCCCGCTCGCCCGGTCGACGGCGGTGAGGAAGGTCTGCTCCTCGGGCTGGGTGGTCCAGCGTGCTCCGGCGGTCCGCTCGAATCCGGTGCGGGGCGGGCCCTCGGCCGCGTGGGCGGGCGCCGTGAGAAGGGGGACGGTGAGTGCCGCCGCCGTCAGGGCCAGGGCCGCGGTCCTACGGACTGTCATCGGTCACCGCCTCCAAGAACGTCTCCAGGAACGTCTCCGAGGACGCCTGTGGGAACGTCTCCGGGAACGCGGTGGGTGGCGCGGGGTTCGCCGACCCCGTCGAGGATCGCGTCGGGCGTGATGTACGAGGATCCCGAGGTGGCGCGGGCGAAGGCGGCGGCTCCTCCGACGAGCGGCACGGCGGCCGACGTACGGGACAGGTCGAGCGTGAGCGTCGGGGTGGTCGACGGCGGGTCGATGAGGCCCTGGTCGGTGCCGGCGACGATCAGCGCGAGGCGGTGGCCCTTGGGGACGACGTGGTCGCTCGCGTGCAGGTCGAGCGTGATGGTGTACGCCTTGCCCGGGGTGAGAGGCTCGCCCTTCGTGGCGGAGGAGTGGTTGCCGAGGTCGGCCCAGCCGCGGCTGAACACCGTGTACTCGACGTCGGTCGTCCTGGCCGCGGTCTCCCTGAAGCAGGAGCTGTCGCCCGTGGTGCTCGGCCCCCAGCAGGTGCGCTCGGTGAGTGTCGTGATGCCCTCGCCGGAGGCGGAGTAGTCACGGATCGTGTCGGGGCCGAGGTCGACGAGGACCGCGGACAGATGGGCGCTCGTGGTGGTGGGCGTGGCGGTGACGGTGACCTTGGAGGAGCCGGAGAGACGGACGTCACGGGTGAGCGGCCGAGTGGTGAAGCCGGCCTTGGCGGACGTGGAGCGGTCGATCTCGGCGGCCCAGTCGGTCTCGTCCTGGCCCGGGTCGTCGGTGAAGGTCTCGGTGCCCGATCCGGGACGCGGTCCGAGGGTGCCGACGCCCGGCTGCTCGCCCTTGCCGGGGCGCAGTTTCACGGTGTCGGTGCCACGCGGCGGCCAGACGGCGGAGGTGGCCCACTGGTCGGGGGCGCGCTCGATGTCGGCCATCGGCTCGTCGTCGATGCCGTTGTCGTAGCCGAGGAGTTCGTGGTCGAACCAGCGGTGCAGGGTGTCGGCCCAGGCCGCGCGGCGGAAGTCGAAGGGGTCGACGTGGCCGGTCTGGGACAGCCAGATCTTGCGGTCGACGCCGTTCTTCGCGAGGCCGTCCCACCACTGGCCGAAGTGCTTCGGGCGGACGTTGAGGTCCTGCATGCCGTGGATGACGAACACGCTGGCGTCCACCTTGCGGACGTCCTTCACGTAGTCGCGCTCGGTCCAGAACCGCGTCCAGTCGCCGGTGCGTGGGGCCCCTTCCACGATCTTCTGCTGGACGGCGGCGCATCTGGCGCGGGCGTCGGGGCTCTCGACGTAGTCGGACAGCCATTCGGGGCCGGAGTCGTAGAGGGGGGCGCCCTTGGCGAAGTAGTAGTCGTACCAGGAGGAGATGGCCGCGATCGGGACGATCGTCTCCAGGCCCTCGACCCCGGTGGCGGCGACTCCGTTGGCGATGGTGCCGTCGTAGCTCTTGCCGATCATGCCTGTTCTGCCGTTGGTCCAGCCGGCCTTGGCCTTCGTGTCCCCCGTACGGGAGGTGTAGCCCTTGCCGCGGCCGTTCAGCCAGTCGACGACGGCCTTCGCGGACTGGACGTCGGAGCGGCCTCCGACGTCCACGCAGCCGTCGGAGCGGTTGGTGCCGGCGAGGTCGACGGCGACGAAGGCGTAGCCGCGCGGTACGAAGTAGTTGTCGTAGTACAGCGGCATCTGGACGACGTCGCCGTCGGCGTCGTACGTCTTGCGCTGGCTCTCGTTGCCCCGGCCGCAGCAGGAGTAGTACGGGCTGGCGTCCATGATCACGGGTACCTTGCGGCCCTGCTGGGCGGGCTCGCTCGGGCGGACGATGTCGACGGCGACGCGGTCGGTCCTCCCGTCGCCGTCGCCGTCGAGTCCGGTGTCCACCCAGACGGACTCACGGACGGCGTTGTCGTACGAGTAGACGGGGGTGCTCTCCCGCGGAGCGCTGTGGGCGACGGCCGGGGTGAGGAGCGTGGCCATCAGGGCGGCGGTGGCCGCTGTCGCGAGCGATCTCCAGGTGATGAGGCGCATGTAGCGCGCAGGTGTCCGCATGCGCGGAAGGTACTCCGGTCAACTCCTGTGCAAAAGGGGGCCGATTGGGGTGTCGGCCTGCTATTCGGGTGTGGCTCGAAAGGTGCGTCGGGCTGAATCTCGTGTGTCGGCGGCACACATGTCGGCCGAATGGCGATCGTGTGACAGGAGCGGCCATGGACACGGGTGGGCCCACAGCGCGTGAATAGGCTCCGGACAGACTTCATGCCCCCACGACTTGGAGCTCCACGTGCATCGCAGACTCATCGCCCCGGGCGCGCTCGCGGCCTCCCTCCTGCTGGCGATCCCGGCGTCCGCCGCGAGCTACTCGCCCGGGGCGCCGGGCATCGGCGACCCCTACTACCCGGCGTACGGCAACGGCGGGTACGACGTGTCCCACTACGACCTCCGGCTCACGTACCAGCCGGCGACGGACCGGCTGGAGGGCACGGCGACCCTGCTGGCGAGGACCACCCAGGATCTCTCCCGCCTGAATCTGGACTTCCTGCTCGATGTGAGCGAGGTGCGGGTCAACGGCGCCAAGGCGTCGTTCACGACCTCGGGCGAGCACGAGCTGGAGGTCACGCCGAAGAACCCGCTGCCCGCCGGTACGGACGTCACGGTCGTGGTGCGCTACAGCGGGGTGCCGTCCACGAAGACGGCGTACGGGTTCACCAGTTGGCACCGCACCCCGGACGGCGGGGTGGGTGCGAACGAGCCCGAGGCGGCCTGGTGGTGGTTCCCCAGCAACGACCATCCGCTGGACAAGGCCACGTACGACGTGTCGGTCGCCGTTCCGGACGGGTCCCAGGCGATCTCCAACGGCACGCTGCAGTCGACGAGTTCGCGGGCGGGCTGGACGCGCTACAGCTGGCGGTCCAACAAGCCGCAGGCCACGTACCTCGCCACGCTGGCGGTCGGGAAGTTCGACGTCACCACGGGGACCTCGGAGAGCGGCATCCCGATCGTCAACGCGTACAGCAAGGACCTGGGCGACAACTACGGGGCCGCGCGGGCGAGCATCGAGCGGACCGGGGAGGTCGCGGACTGGCTGGCCGAGTACTTCGGGCCGTACCCGTTCAATTCTTTGGGTGGATACGTCCCCAACACGACCACCGGGTACGCGCTGGAGACGCAGACCCGGCCGTTCTACAGCCCGCGGCAGTTCGCGAGCGGGACGAACGTGTCCGTGGTCGTCCATGAGCTGGCCCACCAGTGGTACGGCGACTCCGTGTCCGTCGCCGGGTGGAAGGACATCTGGATCAACGAGGGCTTCGCGCGGTACGCGCAGTGGCTGTGGTCGGAGCACGAGGGCGAGGGGACGGCGCAGGAGATCGCGGACTACGTGTACGCGTCACGGGCCGCGGAGGATCCGTTCTGGACGGTCAGGCCCGGGGACCCGGGGCCGGAGAACCAGTTCCACATCGCGGTGTACGACCGCGGGGCGCTGGCCCTGCAGGCGCTGCGGAACGAGGTCGGGGACGAGGCGTTCTTCGCCATTCTCAAGGGCTGGCCGCAGCGGTACGCGTACGGCAACGCGACGGTCGGTGACTTCGTGGCGTACGCCGAGTCGGTGTCGGGGCAGCCGCTCTCTGAGCTGTTCGACACGTGGCTGTACCAGGCGTCCAAGCCGGCAGTGCCCGCCGCGCGGGCCGCTTCCATCGCGCCGGGGGCCGCGGATGCGCCGGGGGCGGAGAAGGCGCCGGTGCGGCCGAAGTCCTGGAAGAAGATCGCCGCGACCAATTCCGTGCACGATCACTGAGGACGGCGGCCGGGAGGGGGGCTTGTCCCGGTGGGGCCGTGCGGGTTGTGGGGTGGCTGGGCGCGCAGTTCCCCGCGCCCCTTACGGGCGCGGCTCCGCCGGGGCAGGCCAGAGGGTCCGAACTTGGTGACGGTGGGGCCGTGCGGGGCGGACGGTGGCTGAGCGCGCCGTTCCCCGCGCCCCTAACGGGGCTGAAGCCTAGGCCGGTGGGGCCGTGCGGGGCGGACCGTGGCTGGGCGCGCCGTTCCCCGCGCCCCTTGCGGGGCGCGGGCCGTCCGCTGCCAGGTTCGAGGCCAGTTCCGAGACGGCTATGACGAGCTGGGTCTCGGCGGCGGCGCAGTGGGCCGCCCGGCGGGCCCGGCCCTCGGCCAGGATGGCGTCGCGGGCGCGGTGGCCCTCGGCACGGGTGGCCGCGAGCGCGGCGGCCTCCTCCTCCGGCGCCCGCGGGGCGGCCACGGCCTCGTCGCCCGCCTCCTCGCGTATCTCCACACCCGCGTCGCCCGTCTGTCGTATCCGGGCCAGTACCCGGCGGTAGAACAGAACGGCGACGACGAACAGCGGCAACGCCACGGGGACCATGGCCATGGCTTACCCGATCATGCGCGCGCAGCAACGTACATCTGCGCCACTATTGACCGGAAATCACCGTTTGGCGAACTCCGGGCTCTCTTTCACAACCCAGGTGAGACAGCAATACTGTTTCACCGCGTCCGGTGACGGGCGTCGTACGTGAAGGAGCAGGCATGGCGACGGACACCGGGGAGCCGACGCTCACCGTCGACGAGCTGGCCGCGCGGGCGGGTGTGACGGTGCGGACGGTGCGCTTCTACAGCACCAAGGGGCTGTTGCCGCCGCCCGTGATCGGGCCGCGTCGCGTGGGGCACTACAGCCAGGAGCATCTGGCGCGGCTCGCGCTCATCGAGGAGCTGCAGCAGCAGGGGATGACCCTGGCCGGGATCGAGCGCTATCTGCAGCAGTTGCCGGACGGGCTCACCGCCCAGGACCTGGCCATCCACCGGGCCGTGGTGGCCTCCTGGGCGCCCGACGCGGCGGAGGAGGTGAGCCGGGCGGAGCTGGAGCGCCGGGCGGGGCGGTCGCTCGGCGCGGAGGACCTGGAGCGGCTCGCCGCGATGGGTGTGCTGAGGGAGACGGCGGCACCAGAGACGTACCGGGTGGATCTCGGACTGCTGCGGCTCGGTGTCCAGCTGCTCGACGTACCGATGGCGCACGAGACGATCCTCGCCGCGCGCACTGTCATGGTGAAGCACACGCGCGCCGCGGCCCACGAACTCTCCGCGCTGTTCCGGGACGAGGTGTCCGAGCACGAGGACGTCGAGGCCGTGCGGGACCTGTCGGCGCACATGCAACCGCT
Coding sequences:
- a CDS encoding M1 family metallopeptidase, giving the protein MHRRLIAPGALAASLLLAIPASAASYSPGAPGIGDPYYPAYGNGGYDVSHYDLRLTYQPATDRLEGTATLLARTTQDLSRLNLDFLLDVSEVRVNGAKASFTTSGEHELEVTPKNPLPAGTDVTVVVRYSGVPSTKTAYGFTSWHRTPDGGVGANEPEAAWWWFPSNDHPLDKATYDVSVAVPDGSQAISNGTLQSTSSRAGWTRYSWRSNKPQATYLATLAVGKFDVTTGTSESGIPIVNAYSKDLGDNYGAARASIERTGEVADWLAEYFGPYPFNSLGGYVPNTTTGYALETQTRPFYSPRQFASGTNVSVVVHELAHQWYGDSVSVAGWKDIWINEGFARYAQWLWSEHEGEGTAQEIADYVYASRAAEDPFWTVRPGDPGPENQFHIAVYDRGALALQALRNEVGDEAFFAILKGWPQRYAYGNATVGDFVAYAESVSGQPLSELFDTWLYQASKPAVPAARAASIAPGAADAPGAEKAPVRPKSWKKIAATNSVHDH
- a CDS encoding MerR family transcriptional regulator, whose protein sequence is MATDTGEPTLTVDELAARAGVTVRTVRFYSTKGLLPPPVIGPRRVGHYSQEHLARLALIEELQQQGMTLAGIERYLQQLPDGLTAQDLAIHRAVVASWAPDAAEEVSRAELERRAGRSLGAEDLERLAAMGVLRETAAPETYRVDLGLLRLGVQLLDVPMAHETILAARTVMVKHTRAAAHELSALFRDEVSEHEDVEAVRDLSAHMQPLVVQALLTTFQRSLNEEVREWLRNS